Within Actinoplanes sp. L3-i22, the genomic segment GCGCTATGACCCTTTCGGGATGAACCATCACCGTTCCAGTACGGCGATGGGCGCGTCATCGGCCAGCCGGTAGCCCAGCCCGTACACCGTCGTGATCAGCTCCGGATCGTCCAGCTTGGTCCGCAGCCGGCTCACGTGCACGTCCACGGTCCGGTTCGTGGTGTGCCGGTGACCCCACACGTGGGTGAGCAGCTGGGTCCGGCTGAACACCTGGCGCGGGTGCTGGGCCAGGAAGAGGAGCAGGTCGTACTCCAGGCGGCTGAGGTCGAGACGCCGGCCGGCGCGCAGCGCGGTACGGGCCCGCGGGTCCAGCACGATCTCACCGTCCCGCCCGGCCACCACCTCCGGCAGATCCACCTCGACCGCGGCGCCCGGCCCGGCCGCGTCGACCAGCTCGCGC encodes:
- a CDS encoding winged helix-turn-helix domain-containing protein, with amino-acid sequence MSALAIAHPRATHTRPGLRPVPDLPEGAPVEAPVTVTISIAGGAGGRDRVLAALRELVDAAGPGAAVEVDLPEVVAGRDGEIVLDPRARTALRAGRRLDLSRLEYDLLLFLAQHPRQVFSRTQLLTHVWGHRHTTNRTVDVHVSRLRTKLDDPELITTVYGLGYRLADDAPIAVLER